One region of Triticum aestivum cultivar Chinese Spring chromosome 6B, IWGSC CS RefSeq v2.1, whole genome shotgun sequence genomic DNA includes:
- the LOC123135654 gene encoding 60S ribosomal protein L13-1, with protein sequence MVKHNNVIPNGHFKKHWQNYVKTWFNQPARKQRRRIARQKKAVKIFPRPTSGPLRPIVQCQTRKYNMKARAGRGFTLEELKSAGIPKKLAPTIGISVDHRRKNRSLEGMQSNIQRLKTYKAKLVIFPRRARKVKAGDSTPEELANATQVQGDYMPIARGEKRSVEVMKVTEEMKEFKAYGKLRVERMNQRQLGARQKKAAEAEKEEKK encoded by the exons ATGGTGAAGCACAACAACGTCATCCCCAACGGCCACTTCAAGAAGCACTGGCAGAACTATGTCAAGACGTGGTTCAACCAGCCCGCCCGCAAGCAGAGGCGCCGCATCG CTCGCCAGAAGAAGGCTGTGAAGATCTTCCCCCGTCCTACCTCTGGACCTCTTCGCCCCATTGTGCAATGCCAGACCCGCAAGTACAACATGAAGGCCAGGGCTGGCAGGGGATTTACCCTTGAGGAGCTTAAG TCCGCTGGCATCCCAAAGAAGCTCGCTCCGACCATTGGCATTTCTGTGGACCACCGCCGCAAGAACAGGTCGCTTGAGGGTATGCAGTCCAACATCCAGAGGCTCAAGACCTACAAGGCCAAGCTTGTCATCTTCCCAAGGCGTGCTCGCAAGGTCAAG GCTGGTGACTCTACTCCGGAGGAGCTTGCCAATGCCACACAGGTCCAGGGCGACTACATGCCCATTGCCCGTGGCGAGAAGCGCTCAGTCGAGGTCATGAAGGTcacagaggagatgaaggagttcAAGGCCTATGGCAAGCTCCGCGTCGAGAGGATGAACCAGCGCCAGTTGGGAGCCAGGCAGAAGAAGGCTgccgaggcggagaaggaggagaagaagtga
- the LOC123135653 gene encoding uncharacterized protein yields MEGDSKVLDDDDLLAEILLRVGLPTTLLHAALVCKRWLGHASGRAFLRRFRKRHPPRLLGFYVEGDRDVPADPPAFVPALTQPAELAAAVRRASFSFDIYRGLLAQIHDCRNGSVFVQVGSEGRAVMRVHIPLCPQRDVAFIPPLPRPALRPHGLCSFTQILSTEESGGLSYHYLYVESTVDKPEIRLHVYAASHLAPQGGQLVAGGHHLFA; encoded by the coding sequence ATGGAGGGCGACTCCAAGGTGCTGGACGACGACGACCTCCTCGCAGAGATCCTCCTCCGCGTCGGGCTCCCCACGACCCTCCTCCACGCCGCCCTCGTCTGCAAGCGCTGGCTGGGGCACGCGTCCGGCCGGGCCTTCCTCCGCCGTTTCCGCAAGCGCCACCCGCCCCGCCTCCTCGGCTTCTACGTCGAGGGCGACAGGGACGTCCCGGCCGACCCGCCGGCCTTCGTCCCGGCGCTGACCCAGCCCgctgagctcgccgccgccgtccgccgcgcaAGCTTCAGCTTCGACATCTACAGGGGCCTGCTGGCCCAGATCCACGACTGCCGGAACGGCAGCGTGTTCGTCCAGGTCGGGAGCGAGGGCAGGGCGGTCATGAGGGTGCACATCCCGCTATGCCCCCAGAGAGACGTCGCCTTCATCCCGCCGCTCCCGCGCCCCGCACTCCGGCCCCATGGTCTCTGCAGCTTCACGCAGATCCTCTCCACGGAGGAAAGCGGCGGCCTTTCCTACCACTACCTGTACGTGGAGTCTACAGTGGACAAACCAGAAATCAGGCTGCACGTATATGCAGCTTCTCATCTGGCTCCACAAGGGGGGCAGCTGGTCGCTGGTGGACACCATTTGTTTGCGTGA
- the LOC123135652 gene encoding uncharacterized protein, with the protein MPDLGVKSAKGPNSRDDEERSGDRRSRSPVGEMEPRRAIHRRSGALLLLFAAVFAAAAGASASAIGDKCAACKAVAAELEIGISSEKPRNHLDLRNRLNSKGQREGKVIDYRVSELRIVELLDDLCDKMQDYTLQKLESGEKEWVKVKSWNSFETDKKAAARAHSKNLSSYCGRLLEETEDELAEWIKTSSGESGNVSQALCQDISKHCQSTSATAPVDDEL; encoded by the exons ATGCCGGATCTGGGGGTCAAATCTGCAAAAGGACCAAACTCACGCGACGACGAAGAAAGAAGCGGAGACCGGAGATCGAGATCGCCGGTGGGAGAGATGGAGCCGAGACGAGCGATCCACCGCAGATCCGGCGCGCTCCTGCTCCTCTTCGCCGCTGTCTTCGCGGCGGCCGccggcgcctccgcctccgccatcGGCGACAAGTGCGCCGCCTGCAAAGCCGTCGCG GCTGAGCTGGAGATTGGAATATCAAGT GAGAAACCAAGAAATCACTTGGACCTGCGTAACCGGTTAAATTCGAAAGGTCAGCGTGAGGGGAAGGTCATCGATTACAG AGTCAGCGAGCTTCGGATCGTAGAGCTTCTGGATGACCTATGTGATAAGATGCAAGACTATACGCTACAGAAG TTGGAATCAGGCGAAAAAGAGTGGGTGAAAGTAAAAAGCTGGAACAGTTTTGAAACTG ATAAGAAAGCTGCAGCACGAGCACACTCCAAAAATCTATCCAGTTACTGTGGAAG GTTACTGGAGGAAACTGAGGACGAG CTTGCTGAGTGGATAAAAACAAGCTCGGGAGAATCCGGGAACGTGAGCCAGGCCCTTTGCCAGGATATTAGCAAACACTGTCAGTCCACAAG TGCTACGGCCCCGGTCGACGATGAACTATAA